One Zeugodacus cucurbitae isolate PBARC_wt_2022May chromosome 3, idZeuCucr1.2, whole genome shotgun sequence genomic region harbors:
- the LOC105214744 gene encoding glycogen phosphorylase translates to MSRPPTDEERRKQISVRGIAEVGNVTLVKKNFNRHLHYTLVKDRNVATMRDYYFALANAVRDNMVGRWIRTQQMYYEKDPKRVYYLSLEYYMGRSLQNTMINLGIQSECEEAMYQLGLDIENLEDIEEDAGLGNGGLGRLAACFLDSMATLGLAAYGYGIRYEYGIFAQKILNGEQQEEPDDWLRYGNPWEKARPEFMKPVHFYGRVIDTPEGKKWVDTQVVYAMPYDNPIPGYGNNHVNTLRLWSAKSPVDFNLKFFNDGDYIQAVLDRNLAENISRVLYPNDNFFEGKELRLKQEYFMVAATLHDIVRRYKASKFGSRESVRQHFDHFPDKVAIQLNDTHPSLAIPELMRILIDEENLDWEKAWDITTRTCAYTNHTVLPEALERWPVSMLESILPRHLQIIYHINFLFMEKVAKQYPGDFDRMRRMSLVEEDGEKRINMAHVSIVGSHAVNGVAAIHSEILKKDLFRDFYELEPHKFQNKTNGITPRRWLLLCNPGLSDLIAEKIGDEWPVHLEQLVALKKWAKDPNFQRNVARVKQENKLKLAQILEKDYGIKVNPASMFDIQVKRIHEYKRQLLNCLHIITLYNRIKKDPTANFTPRTIMIGGKAAPGYYVAKQIIKLICAVGNVVNNDPIVGDKLKVIFLENYRVTLAEKIMPAADLSEQISTAGTEASGTGNMKFMLNGALTIGTLDGANVEMAEEMGNDNIFIFGMTVEEVEALKKRGYNAYDYYNRNPEIRQCIDQIQGGFFSPSNPNEFKNIADILLKYDHYYLLADYEAYIKAQELVSKTYQNQAKWLEMSIHNIASSGKFSSDRTICEYARDIWGVEPSWEKLPAPEDAPAAK, encoded by the exons ATGTCGAGGCCACCAACAGATGAGGAGCGCCGCAAGCAAATCAGTGTGCGCGGTATTGCCGAGGTCGGTAACGTCACGCTGGTCAAGAAGAATTTCAATCGCCATCTGCATTACACGTTAGTAAAGGATCGTAATGTGGCTACAATGCGCGATTATTACTTTGCACTGGCCAACGCTGTGCGCGACAACATGGTCGGCAGGTGGATCCGCACCCAGCAGATGTACTATGAAAAGGACCCCAAA cGCGTCTACTATTTGTCTCTGGAATACTACATGGGTCGTTCACTACAAAACACCATGATCAATCTTGGCATTCAAAGCGAATGCGAGGAGGCCATGTATCAATTGGGTTTGGACATTGAGAATCTCGAAGATATCGAGGAAGACGCTGGTTTGGGTAATGGTGGTTTGGGTCGTTTGGCTGCTTGCTTCTTGGACTCTATGGCCACACTCGGTTTGGCCGCCTATGGTTATGGTATTCGTTATGAATACGGTATTTTCGCACAGAAGATCTTAAATGGTGAGCAACAAGAGGAACCCGATGATTGGTTGCGTTATGGTAATCCATGGGAGAAGGCACGTCCCGAATTCATGAAGCCTGTACACTTCTATGGACGCGTCATTGATACACCCGAAGGCAAGAAGTGGGTCGACACACAGGTTGTGTACGCTATGCCATATGACAACCCCATTCCCGGTTATGGCAACAATCACGTCAATACATTGCGTTTGTGGTCGGCTAAGAGCCCCGTAGATTTCAACTTGAAGTTCT ttaaCGATGGTGACTATATCCAGGCTGTATTGGATCGTAACTTGGCTGAGAACATCTCGCGTGTGTTGTACCCCAACGACAACTTCTTCGAGGGCAAGGAATTGCGTCTGAAGCAAGAATACTTTATGGTCGCAGCCACTTTGCATGACATTGTACGTCGCTACAAGGCCTCGAAATTCGGCTCACGCGAAAGCGTACGTCAACACTTCGATCACTTCCCCGATAAGGTTGCCATCCAATTGAACGATACCCATCCATCGTTGGCTATTCCCGAATTGATGCGTATCCTCATCGATGAGGAGAACTTGGACTGGGAGAAGGCCTGGGATATTACTACACGTACCTGCGCTTACACCAACCACACCGTTTTGCCCGAAGCTTTGGAACGCTGGCCCGTCTCAATGCTGGAGTCCATTCTGCCTAGACATTTGCAGATCATCTACCACATCAACTTCCTATTCATGGAGAAAGTGGCCAAGCAATATCCTGGTGATTTTGATCGCATGCGTCGCATGTCGTTGGTGGAGGAAGATGGCGAAAAGCGCATCAACATGGCGCACGTGTCCATTGTGGGCTCACATGCTGTCAACGGTGTAGCCGCCATCCATTCGGAAATCTTGAAGAAGGATCTCTTCCGTGATTTCTATGAACTGGAACCACATAAGTTCCAGAACAAGACCAACGGTATTACACCACGTCGCTGGTTGTTGCTCTGCAATCCCGGTTTGTCCGACTTGATTGCCGAGAAGATCGGCGATGAGTGGCCAGTGCACTTGGAACAATTGGTTGCGCTCAAGAAATGGGCCAAGGACCCCAACTTCCAACGCAACGTTGCACGTGTGAAACAAGAGAACAAATTGAAGTTGGCACAAATCTTGGAGAAAGACTATGGCATTAAAGTCAACCCTGCCTCCATGTTCGATATCCAGGTGAAACGTATCCACGAATACAAACGTCAATTGTTGAACTGCTTGCACATTATCACTCTGTATAACCGCATTAAGAAGGATCCCACCGCCAACTTCACACCACGCACCATTATGATCGGTGGCAAGGCCGCGCCTGGTTACTATGTAGCCAAACAGATCATCAAATTGATCTGCGCTGTCGGCAATGTGGTCAACAACGATCCAATTGTGGGTGACAAGTTGAAGGTAATCTTTTTGGAAAATTACCGTGTAACCTTGGCCGAGAAGATCATGCCCGCCGCCGATCTTTCGGAGCAAATCTCCACTGCCGGCACTGAAGCATCCGGCACAGGCAACATGAAGTTCATGTTGAACGGCGCACTCACCATTGGTACCTTGGACGGCGCCAACGTTGAAATGGCCGAAGAAATGGGCAACgacaacattttcattttcggcATGACCGTAGAGGAAGTTGAGGCGCTCAAGAAACGTGGCTACAACGCTTACGACTACTACAACAGGAACCCTGAGATCAGACAATGCATCGACCAAATACAAGGTGGTTTCTTCAGTCCAAGCAATCCAAATGAATTCAAGAATATTGCCGATATCTTGCTGAAGTACGATCACTACTACTTGTTGGCCGATTACGAGGCTTACATTAAGGCACAAGAGTTGGTTTCGAAGACCTACCAG AACCAAGCTAAATGGTTGGAGATGTCCATCCACAACATCGCTTCCAGTGGTAAATTCTCTTCGGATCGCACCATTTGCGAGTACGCCAGAGATATTTGGGGTGTTGAGCCCTCCTGGGAGAAACTGCCCGCACCTGAGGATGCCCCAgcagcaaaataa